A single genomic interval of Rosistilla ulvae harbors:
- a CDS encoding putative DNA modification/repair radical SAM protein produces the protein MDVRDKLQVLADAAKYDASCASSGAKTTRPGSTIGSTEGMGICHSYTPDGRCVSLLKILLTNYCIYDCQYCVNRISSDTPRARFTVDEVVSLTMEFYKRNYIEGLFLSSGIIQTSDYTMEQLIAVAKKLRTEQRYGGYIHLKTIPNASQSLIEEAGLWADRLSVNIELPTEGDLYKLAPEKKKPQIEGAMAGIRDKIDETKQEQKAGFKPPRFTPAGQSTQMIVGATDAPDVEVLKTASQLYSVQNLRRVYYSAYSPIPHADARLPGQSPPLVREHRLYQADWLIRFYGFDASEIVAEADQNLSLDIDPKLAWALANRHYFPVDVNKASREELLRVPGIGARNVKRILNIRRFQSLASGDMKKLRVAWNRAKFFVLTANHNPALLNLDKLDLRSKAEPKTKQLMLFDAASSALSGEV, from the coding sequence ATGGATGTACGAGACAAACTGCAGGTTTTGGCCGACGCTGCGAAGTACGACGCTTCGTGCGCCAGTAGCGGTGCGAAGACCACACGACCGGGCAGCACGATTGGCAGTACCGAGGGGATGGGGATTTGCCACAGCTACACGCCCGATGGACGCTGTGTCTCGCTGCTGAAAATCCTGCTGACCAACTACTGCATCTATGACTGCCAGTACTGCGTCAATCGCATCTCCAGCGACACCCCGCGGGCTCGGTTCACTGTCGACGAAGTTGTCTCGCTGACGATGGAGTTCTACAAACGCAACTACATCGAAGGACTGTTCCTCAGCTCGGGAATCATTCAAACTTCCGACTACACGATGGAGCAATTGATCGCTGTCGCCAAGAAATTGCGGACGGAACAACGTTACGGCGGCTACATCCATTTGAAGACGATCCCCAACGCGTCGCAGTCGCTGATCGAGGAAGCGGGCTTGTGGGCCGATCGCTTGAGCGTCAACATCGAACTGCCGACCGAAGGAGATCTCTACAAGTTGGCTCCCGAGAAAAAGAAGCCTCAAATTGAAGGTGCGATGGCGGGCATTCGCGACAAGATCGACGAGACAAAGCAGGAGCAAAAAGCCGGATTCAAGCCGCCGCGATTCACGCCCGCCGGCCAAAGCACACAGATGATCGTCGGTGCGACCGACGCGCCCGATGTCGAAGTGCTCAAGACGGCTTCGCAACTCTACAGCGTGCAGAACCTACGACGAGTCTATTATTCGGCCTACAGTCCCATACCGCATGCCGACGCGAGACTTCCCGGCCAGTCGCCTCCGTTGGTTCGCGAGCATCGCCTCTACCAAGCCGATTGGCTGATCCGTTTCTATGGTTTCGACGCTAGCGAAATCGTAGCCGAGGCGGACCAGAATCTTTCGCTAGACATCGATCCGAAACTCGCCTGGGCACTGGCAAACCGGCACTACTTTCCAGTCGACGTGAACAAGGCCAGCCGCGAAGAGCTGCTGCGAGTTCCAGGGATTGGTGCGAGGAACGTCAAACGCATCTTGAACATCCGTCGCTTTCAGTCGCTCGCCAGCGGCGACATGAAGAAGTTGCGAGTCGCCTGGAATCGCGCCAAGTTCTTCGTCTTGACCGCGAATCACAACCCCGCGTTATTGAATCTGGACAAGCTGGATCTGCGTTCCAAGGCGGAACCAAAAACGAAGCAGTTGATGCTGTTCGACGCCGCCAGTTCGGCGCTCTCCGGAGAAGTCTAG
- a CDS encoding serine/threonine-protein kinase, translating to MEISDTTDDVLEIVDVLASDFIARYREGDRPTVEEYAHRHPELSDSIRRMFPLVASIERIKIGEQVAEDGSATLAGRVLSQLGDFRIVREIGRGGMGIVFEAHQQSLDRTVAIKVLPKQSLLDDEALARFRTEATTAAAMHHTNIVPIYGTGESDGSHYLVMQLIDGESLDTVIANGRTTSCTDAARIGQQVADAIAYSHASGVLHRDIKPANILIEADGTAQVTDFGLAKNVGTDLTNSRSVSGSLRYMAPERFAGISDQRGDVYAIGLTLYELLAGRPAFEESDAEHLIGSITNPRLQSIQAIRSDVPIDLATIVSKAIQVDPDLRYQSAADLRDDLGRFLSDQPIHARKISVAGRLVRWAGRNPKLAAAITVAAVALLAATIVSTIAYAITSAANQRSVIALKTSEQTVDLALQSLDGIVDVVSGTPASSSIAIDDSFDDDSLPNVGLEPSPVSAKILERLQPIYERLSRQSPTRPDIILQMVDASIQLARIQHALGRTPDSIETLNASVSLLNRSGSRLDFRQTPDRRSGSRQDFRQSSTRTSNQQDIRQPQPASPTDESLDDFRYPAIPHDDLYLRLARLNNDLGEMHAGEFRRELANACYESAIEAASILDGSNIAGRIELARAHLSLGNRPPQHRRGESLTVEQRAADLSHISRAIEILQSLKDSQQQSATINILHARSLLARSRSTRPVAEVVKTFDSPNSARGSSETLDEFRYAGNGKRRDFREAVSILRDQLYATPDDTNVRFELVATLADVNVRGLRSPARTHEVSQRLREALDELGKLRTINPNNALFQASEVHLRHKIFAIARSQDQFDEADAMLSEAIRLQTWLIQTWPDSVRHRCWRAMLYRSQATLYRQWGNPGRAKDAIANAKADLDTIDGEYSDHPLVTRTRDAITQLTNASPFPD from the coding sequence ATGGAAATATCCGACACGACCGACGACGTTTTGGAAATCGTCGATGTCCTCGCGAGCGACTTTATCGCCCGTTATCGCGAAGGTGATCGACCGACGGTGGAGGAATACGCGCATCGACATCCTGAGTTAAGCGATTCGATTCGCCGAATGTTTCCGCTCGTTGCCTCGATTGAACGGATAAAGATCGGTGAACAGGTCGCCGAAGACGGAAGTGCAACTCTTGCGGGCCGCGTCCTTTCGCAACTCGGCGACTTTCGTATCGTTCGCGAAATCGGTCGCGGCGGAATGGGAATTGTCTTTGAAGCCCATCAACAATCGCTCGACCGTACCGTTGCCATCAAAGTGCTGCCGAAGCAAAGCCTGCTGGACGACGAGGCACTCGCGAGGTTTCGCACCGAAGCGACAACCGCCGCCGCGATGCATCACACCAACATCGTGCCGATTTATGGAACCGGTGAGTCCGACGGTTCGCACTATCTAGTCATGCAATTGATCGATGGTGAGTCGCTCGACACGGTGATCGCGAACGGTCGTACGACGTCTTGTACCGACGCAGCCCGCATCGGTCAGCAGGTAGCAGATGCGATCGCCTATTCGCACGCCAGCGGTGTGCTCCACCGCGACATCAAACCCGCCAACATCCTGATCGAAGCAGATGGTACGGCGCAAGTCACCGATTTTGGATTGGCAAAGAACGTCGGAACCGATCTCACAAACTCACGCAGCGTCAGCGGCAGCCTGCGCTACATGGCTCCCGAACGATTCGCAGGAATTTCCGACCAGCGAGGCGATGTCTACGCGATCGGTCTAACGCTGTACGAATTGCTCGCTGGACGACCGGCGTTTGAGGAGAGCGACGCCGAACATCTGATCGGTTCCATCACCAATCCTCGCCTGCAGTCGATCCAAGCGATTCGCTCCGACGTTCCAATCGATCTTGCCACGATTGTCTCCAAGGCGATCCAAGTCGATCCCGATCTGAGGTATCAGTCGGCAGCCGATTTGCGCGACGATCTCGGGCGATTCCTCTCGGATCAACCGATTCATGCTCGCAAGATCTCCGTTGCGGGCCGCCTTGTTCGCTGGGCGGGACGCAATCCGAAGCTGGCGGCCGCGATCACAGTCGCTGCGGTCGCACTATTGGCAGCGACGATCGTCTCGACGATTGCTTACGCAATCACATCAGCGGCGAACCAACGCTCCGTCATCGCTTTGAAAACATCGGAGCAAACCGTCGACCTTGCGCTACAATCGCTCGATGGAATTGTCGACGTGGTGTCCGGAACGCCAGCTTCGTCCAGTATCGCTATCGACGATTCGTTCGATGACGACTCGCTCCCAAACGTCGGACTCGAACCCTCGCCCGTTTCAGCGAAGATTTTGGAACGCCTGCAACCCATCTATGAACGACTGTCGCGGCAATCGCCGACTCGCCCCGACATCATTCTGCAAATGGTGGACGCCAGCATCCAGCTTGCGCGTATTCAACACGCATTGGGTCGAACGCCCGACAGCATCGAAACGCTAAATGCCAGTGTCTCCCTGCTCAACCGTAGCGGAAGTCGTCTAGACTTTCGTCAAACACCCGACCGTCGTAGTGGAAGTCGTCAAGACTTTCGACAATCCTCCACTCGCACCTCAAACCAACAAGACATTCGTCAACCACAACCCGCGAGCCCGACGGACGAAAGTCTTGACGACTTCCGCTACCCTGCGATTCCCCACGATGATTTGTACTTGAGACTCGCTAGGTTGAACAACGACCTCGGCGAGATGCACGCTGGCGAGTTCCGCCGTGAGCTGGCAAACGCGTGCTACGAATCAGCTATCGAAGCCGCATCGATACTGGACGGTTCCAACATCGCGGGCCGGATCGAACTCGCTCGGGCACATCTGAGTTTGGGAAATCGACCGCCACAACACCGCCGTGGCGAATCGCTTACCGTCGAACAAAGAGCGGCCGATCTCTCGCACATCAGTCGCGCGATCGAGATTTTGCAGAGCTTAAAAGACTCGCAGCAGCAATCTGCAACAATCAATATCCTGCACGCAAGAAGCCTACTCGCCAGATCCCGCTCCACCCGGCCCGTAGCGGAAGTCGTCAAGACTTTCGATTCCCCCAACTCCGCACGCGGTTCCTCCGAAACTCTTGACGAGTTCCGCTACGCCGGGAACGGGAAACGTCGTGATTTTCGCGAAGCCGTTTCGATCTTACGCGACCAGCTGTACGCAACGCCGGACGATACCAACGTGCGGTTCGAATTGGTCGCAACGCTGGCCGACGTAAACGTTCGCGGACTCCGCTCGCCAGCTCGAACGCACGAAGTCTCGCAGCGACTGCGCGAAGCGTTAGACGAACTTGGCAAGCTGCGAACCATAAATCCCAACAACGCTTTGTTCCAGGCATCTGAAGTTCACCTGCGGCACAAGATTTTCGCAATCGCGAGAAGCCAAGATCAGTTCGATGAGGCGGACGCGATGCTCAGCGAGGCGATTCGGTTGCAAACCTGGCTCATTCAAACATGGCCTGACAGCGTTCGACATCGTTGTTGGCGTGCGATGCTGTACCGAAGCCAAGCAACGCTGTACCGACAGTGGGGAAATCCTGGAAGGGCGAAAGACGCCATCGCAAACGCGAAGGCTGATCTCGATACAATCGACGGAGAATACTCCGATCACCCTCTAGTAACTCGAACTCGCGATGCGATCACCCAACTCACCAATGCGTCCCCGTTTCCCGACTGA
- a CDS encoding NAD(P)H-hydrate epimerase → MEHAGRGLARQASTRFLDDSLHGKNVIVLAGKGGNGVGALVAARRLHCWGANDSVSFPLSRKIRLPVV, encoded by the coding sequence ATGGAACACGCAGGCCGCGGTTTGGCCCGACAAGCTTCCACTCGATTCTTGGACGATTCGCTTCACGGCAAGAATGTGATTGTTCTCGCAGGCAAAGGCGGTAATGGCGTTGGTGCATTGGTTGCCGCGCGGCGACTCCACTGTTGGGGAGCGAACGATTCCGTATCCTTCCCCTTATCCCGCAAGATTCGTTTACCCGTCGTTTAG
- a CDS encoding sulfatase-like hydrolase/transferase produces MKPILSLLTLRTSALLMLPALAGLLECSTASAQRDQADATPPQKNVVILLADDLGWGDVGFHGGVAETPNIDRLASEGLELDRFYAYPACSPARAAMLTGRFPHRYGITGPVRPRDEGLPMSERLLVADFQDAGYQTALVGKWHLSRSTDVAHNPARRGFDHFYGFLDASIDYYKHTNGRGQIDWQRNGQAVEEEGYATDLLTREAIRIIETRRSGSRQDFRPSNRTGNRQDARQGTESTETLDEFRYGGKPLCMVVAYNAPHSPFQAPEHLIAKYRGRLDERSATYAAMIESMDQGIGKIMTAIERQGMRDDTIIVFASDNGAARMGTNAPLRGQKRQVYDGAIRVPCIIHAPGIVKPGTVSDQMIAIHDLLPTLAGAVGVQLGTGSGSRQDFRRSDKTGTLDEFRDKPLDGENLWPNLVSGRSKPRQIVIAEEDFAIFQDSWKLIQSAAGVELYDIVADPSEQQNLAQRHSKIVADLLGELTEFKQQVAADQPATPVVAEVVKSFDTPSKLSTSSATERSVVEGSSLAGVQLQGDADFGILGNRLTESNGKGIRLMSAVDLNGDKQLAGEASIVSNDIKPADRWYRFDILGMAQDGFAVDKDNLYLKVEFFQKGRNGSLDFIKTRVYPQVVQERKDFKDEGTNASLGLGTWRTYAMDFRTPFAEIDSVKLSVGFTDGTGKGKQSEFWVNSVNLQPIPVPAEYEAPANAERQFPQPDPNSLVALGGRWYFDSQGGAKRLPKQFDYTNADQLLYKSDRFEAPFAGNMSSWLRAGYKDFEGNIVEKDEPKPYAVVISVTKDHIVMRSRNLPNHPTATFPDKWRMLDGNPSYIQEKANTWYLPKEPKMASDPIAMDDKNANGALPMGPIGVATNGVIFFNPFDHIFETDAVWRLDRCCGHPSPQSAYHYHKYPVCVKTPWSDEGKMHSSVIGFAFDGLPVYGPYEADGLLAKDNRQNPLNDFNLHEDAIRGPHYHVTPGKFPHIIGGYWGELDPMNGRGRRAR; encoded by the coding sequence ATGAAACCAATCCTATCGCTCCTTACGCTCCGCACATCCGCTCTTCTTATGCTGCCTGCGTTGGCCGGACTGTTGGAATGCAGCACCGCATCGGCGCAGCGCGATCAGGCTGACGCAACGCCGCCGCAAAAGAACGTCGTGATCCTGTTAGCCGATGATCTGGGATGGGGCGACGTCGGTTTTCATGGAGGAGTTGCCGAGACGCCCAACATCGATCGACTGGCAAGCGAAGGGCTGGAGTTGGACCGCTTCTACGCCTACCCAGCCTGCAGTCCAGCTCGGGCCGCGATGCTGACCGGGCGTTTTCCGCATCGTTACGGAATTACCGGACCGGTTCGTCCCCGGGACGAGGGGCTGCCGATGAGCGAACGATTACTGGTAGCCGACTTCCAGGACGCCGGTTACCAAACCGCATTGGTTGGGAAGTGGCACTTGAGCCGCTCGACAGACGTGGCGCACAACCCCGCTCGTCGCGGCTTCGACCACTTCTACGGTTTCCTGGATGCTTCGATCGACTACTACAAACACACAAACGGACGAGGCCAGATCGACTGGCAGCGAAATGGCCAGGCGGTCGAAGAAGAGGGCTACGCCACCGACCTGCTGACTCGTGAAGCGATCCGGATCATCGAAACCCGCCGTAGCGGAAGTCGTCAAGACTTTCGTCCCAGCAACCGGACTGGAAACCGTCAAGACGCTCGACAAGGAACGGAGTCGACCGAAACTCTTGACGAGTTCCGCTACGGGGGAAAGCCGTTGTGTATGGTGGTTGCCTACAACGCTCCGCACAGTCCATTTCAAGCTCCCGAGCACCTGATTGCCAAGTACCGCGGTCGACTCGATGAACGCAGTGCGACATATGCCGCGATGATCGAATCGATGGATCAAGGAATCGGGAAGATCATGACCGCCATCGAGAGGCAGGGGATGCGCGACGATACGATCATCGTATTTGCATCGGACAACGGCGCGGCGCGGATGGGAACCAACGCTCCGCTGCGTGGACAGAAGCGGCAGGTTTATGACGGAGCGATTCGCGTTCCCTGCATCATTCATGCACCCGGCATCGTGAAGCCAGGGACCGTGTCAGATCAGATGATCGCAATCCATGATCTCCTGCCAACCTTGGCCGGCGCCGTCGGTGTCCAACTCGGCACCGGTAGCGGAAGTCGTCAAGACTTTCGGCGGTCCGATAAAACCGGAACTCTTGACGAGTTCCGCGACAAGCCGCTCGACGGCGAAAACCTGTGGCCCAATCTTGTCAGCGGGCGATCCAAACCACGCCAAATCGTGATCGCCGAAGAAGACTTCGCGATCTTTCAAGACAGCTGGAAACTGATCCAATCCGCTGCGGGAGTGGAGCTTTACGACATCGTCGCCGATCCTAGCGAACAGCAGAACCTCGCTCAACGCCACAGCAAAATCGTTGCCGACTTGTTAGGCGAGCTGACGGAGTTCAAACAACAAGTCGCCGCCGACCAACCTGCAACCCCCGTCGTAGCGGAAGTCGTCAAGAGTTTCGACACACCATCGAAACTCTCCACGAGTTCCGCTACGGAGAGGAGTGTCGTCGAAGGATCGTCGCTGGCTGGTGTGCAGCTTCAAGGCGATGCGGACTTTGGAATCTTGGGAAACCGCCTGACGGAATCGAACGGTAAAGGAATTCGGTTGATGTCGGCGGTCGATCTCAACGGCGACAAGCAGTTGGCCGGTGAAGCTTCCATCGTCAGCAACGATATCAAGCCGGCAGACCGCTGGTACCGCTTCGACATTCTCGGCATGGCTCAAGACGGTTTTGCTGTCGACAAAGACAACTTGTATTTGAAGGTCGAGTTTTTCCAGAAGGGACGCAATGGTTCGTTGGACTTTATCAAGACGCGGGTTTACCCGCAGGTTGTCCAAGAGCGAAAAGACTTTAAAGATGAAGGGACCAATGCGAGCCTTGGGCTGGGAACGTGGCGCACCTACGCGATGGATTTCCGGACTCCCTTCGCTGAGATCGATTCGGTCAAGTTGAGCGTCGGATTCACCGATGGAACCGGCAAAGGGAAGCAGTCCGAGTTCTGGGTAAACTCGGTCAACCTGCAACCGATTCCAGTACCCGCCGAGTACGAAGCGCCAGCCAACGCTGAACGACAATTCCCGCAGCCCGATCCGAATTCGCTTGTGGCACTTGGCGGACGCTGGTACTTCGATTCGCAAGGCGGAGCGAAGCGACTTCCCAAGCAGTTCGATTACACCAATGCCGATCAGTTGCTTTACAAATCGGATCGCTTTGAGGCTCCGTTTGCGGGGAACATGTCGTCGTGGCTGCGAGCCGGCTATAAAGATTTTGAAGGCAACATCGTCGAGAAGGACGAGCCCAAGCCCTACGCCGTTGTCATTTCGGTGACGAAAGATCACATCGTGATGCGAAGTCGCAATCTGCCAAACCATCCGACCGCGACCTTCCCCGACAAGTGGCGCATGCTGGACGGGAATCCCTCCTACATCCAAGAGAAGGCGAACACTTGGTACTTGCCTAAGGAACCGAAGATGGCGTCCGATCCGATCGCGATGGACGACAAGAACGCCAACGGGGCTTTGCCAATGGGCCCCATCGGCGTCGCCACGAATGGAGTGATCTTCTTCAATCCGTTTGACCACATTTTCGAGACCGATGCGGTTTGGCGATTGGATCGTTGCTGTGGCCACCCAAGTCCACAGAGTGCGTATCACTATCACAAGTATCCAGTTTGTGTGAAGACGCCGTGGAGCGACGAAGGCAAGATGCACTCATCGGTGATTGGATTTGCGTTCGACGGCCTGCCTGTCTACGGACCTTATGAAGCCGATGGTTTGTTGGCGAAAGACAATCGACAAAACCCACTCAACGATTTCAACTTGCACGAAGACGCAATCCGCGGCCCACACTATCACGTGACGCCTGGGAAATTCCCCCACATCATCGGCGGTTATTGGGGCGAGCTCGATCCAATGAACGGTCGAGGCCGCCGAGCCAGGTAA
- a CDS encoding sigma-70 family RNA polymerase sigma factor produces MADDLEERLKHGDTAAFGELFTLHRPRIWQIVHFRLRDKIRGRVDPDDVVQEVFLEAEKRLRHYIDGDFPSLFLWLRLVTGQTLSKIHRTHLGTESRNASREAAPAGNNVWGNTSLCLSQRFIAHMTSPSQAAVRGELIDEVRRALANMNDIDREVLALRHFEELTNQEVAIELNIKPKAASIRYMRALERLRVVLEALS; encoded by the coding sequence ATGGCCGACGACCTCGAAGAACGACTCAAACATGGCGACACCGCCGCGTTTGGCGAGTTGTTCACTCTGCATCGGCCGCGAATTTGGCAGATCGTCCACTTTCGCCTCCGCGACAAAATTCGTGGCCGCGTCGATCCCGATGACGTGGTGCAAGAAGTCTTTCTCGAGGCAGAGAAGCGACTTCGCCACTACATCGACGGCGACTTCCCGTCGCTGTTCCTGTGGCTGCGACTAGTAACCGGCCAGACGCTCAGCAAAATCCATCGCACGCATCTGGGAACCGAATCGCGAAACGCTTCGCGAGAGGCCGCCCCAGCCGGCAACAACGTGTGGGGCAACACATCGCTTTGCCTTTCGCAGCGTTTCATCGCCCACATGACCTCGCCCAGCCAAGCTGCGGTTCGCGGGGAACTGATCGACGAAGTGCGGCGAGCGCTCGCAAACATGAACGACATCGACCGTGAAGTTCTGGCGCTGCGGCATTTTGAAGAGCTAACAAATCAGGAAGTGGCGATTGAATTGAACATCAAGCCGAAGGCGGCAAGCATCCGCTACATGCGAGCGTTGGAACGCCTCCGCGTCGTCCTGGAAGCGCTCTCGTAG
- a CDS encoding redoxin domain-containing protein encodes MQKTLGSAVSIDRRRHTTVGGLDNGVKPVLGKRENRKDPAMVSHSNLSYVAFIVIALSTGTDVAGQTAAIFDRVNTHEFQPLNEDGSFTNDRVLAKNGVSDLANDDWKVRLLAIRDLTRSLPKQLDAVVAGLEHNDPHVRQIAAAALGIARQKEAASALQNVLEADPMALVRSQAAMSLGQLESVESLELLRQVFERDKSRDVRHQSELAIDQIEKRLGATEMQLAAFRALDEASFKQVQVGQPAPDFTLSDSEGNPWQLSRAGNGKWTVLIWIFADWCPVCHGEFKELMSMKKEFDEANAVVATIECHDLYRCRLMVGKEKDADYWFSKASFQQKYLRSVWWPHLSDLAGGVGAQYGVDPMSFAVHAEYVNRPSTIIIDPEGRVRLTYYGTFWGDRPSLHETLEMIKSEEFSFEHPRRLK; translated from the coding sequence ATGCAAAAAACATTGGGTTCGGCAGTATCGATCGACCGACGCAGACACACCACCGTCGGCGGGCTCGACAACGGAGTGAAGCCTGTTTTGGGCAAGCGTGAAAATCGGAAAGATCCAGCAATGGTTTCTCACTCGAATTTGTCGTACGTCGCTTTCATCGTGATCGCATTGTCGACGGGCACTGATGTGGCTGGCCAAACAGCCGCGATCTTCGATCGTGTTAACACACATGAGTTTCAGCCGCTTAATGAAGATGGATCGTTTACAAATGATCGTGTCTTAGCGAAGAATGGCGTTAGCGACCTCGCGAACGATGATTGGAAGGTCCGCCTGTTGGCAATCCGTGACTTGACACGTTCGCTGCCCAAACAACTGGATGCCGTCGTAGCGGGGCTGGAGCACAACGATCCGCACGTACGGCAAATTGCGGCAGCAGCATTAGGAATCGCGCGTCAAAAGGAGGCTGCCAGTGCGTTACAAAATGTTTTGGAGGCCGACCCAATGGCACTTGTTCGTTCGCAGGCGGCGATGTCGCTAGGCCAATTGGAGTCGGTGGAGTCGCTTGAATTGTTACGCCAGGTTTTTGAACGAGACAAATCGCGTGACGTTCGACACCAATCCGAACTAGCGATTGACCAGATCGAGAAGCGGCTGGGGGCGACAGAGATGCAACTTGCCGCCTTCCGAGCATTGGACGAGGCTTCGTTTAAACAAGTTCAAGTCGGCCAGCCTGCTCCGGATTTCACATTAAGTGACAGCGAGGGAAATCCGTGGCAACTGAGTCGTGCTGGCAACGGAAAATGGACAGTGCTGATTTGGATCTTCGCCGATTGGTGTCCCGTTTGTCACGGAGAGTTTAAAGAATTGATGTCGATGAAAAAGGAGTTTGATGAAGCCAATGCTGTGGTTGCAACGATCGAGTGTCACGATCTCTATCGCTGTCGATTGATGGTTGGAAAGGAAAAAGATGCAGACTACTGGTTTTCGAAAGCTTCGTTTCAGCAGAAATATCTGCGATCCGTCTGGTGGCCCCACTTAAGCGATCTGGCTGGTGGGGTAGGTGCTCAGTACGGCGTCGACCCGATGTCATTTGCCGTGCACGCCGAGTATGTAAACAGACCGTCCACAATCATCATCGATCCGGAAGGACGCGTGCGTCTCACCTACTACGGGACATTCTGGGGCGATCGTCCGTCACTGCATGAAACACTAGAGATGATCAAGTCAGAAGAATTTAGCTTTGAGCATCCCCGACGTCTCAAGTAG
- the gdhA gene encoding NADP-specific glutamate dehydrogenase: MGPVDTSTKRQAITTEIGNTMPNKATWIDTCSDTECFMQGLERRNPGELEFHQAVREFVETVMPFVLKHRKYKDAQILERMTEPDRIVIFRVTWEDDAGNIRANRAWRVQFNNSIGPYKGGMRFHPDATLSVLKFLGFEQTFKNSLTGLPMGGAKGGANFNPKGKSDREVMRFCHSLMIELHRHIGEDTDVPAGDIGVGAREISYLFGQYKRLENRFAGILTGKGLTFGGSLVRTEATGYGCVYFCENMLNHIDDSLKEKTCVVSGSGNVAIYTAEKATELGARVVAMSDSSGFIHDPAGIDAEKLAFIKNLKEVRRGRIAEYADKFEGVTFLPEERPWNVPCDVAFPCATQNEISLDDAKALIANGVKAVCEGANMPTELAGAHAFLGAGILYAPSKAANAGGVAVSGLEQSQNALRLSWSREEVDEKLKTIMRDIHDKCVEHGQTDGFVNYVLGANIAGFIKVADAMLAYGVV; this comes from the coding sequence TTGGGGCCGGTAGACACGTCCACCAAACGGCAAGCCATCACCACGGAGATTGGAAACACCATGCCCAACAAAGCCACTTGGATCGACACGTGCTCAGATACCGAATGCTTCATGCAGGGGCTTGAACGTCGGAATCCCGGGGAACTGGAGTTTCATCAAGCGGTGCGGGAGTTCGTCGAAACCGTCATGCCGTTCGTGCTAAAACATCGCAAATACAAAGATGCTCAGATACTCGAACGGATGACAGAGCCGGATCGAATCGTCATCTTCCGCGTCACTTGGGAAGACGACGCAGGCAACATTCGAGCGAATCGGGCGTGGCGTGTGCAATTCAACAATTCGATCGGCCCGTACAAAGGCGGAATGCGGTTCCATCCCGACGCGACGTTGAGCGTCCTGAAGTTCCTCGGCTTTGAGCAGACCTTCAAGAATAGCCTGACGGGGCTCCCGATGGGCGGGGCCAAAGGGGGCGCGAACTTCAACCCCAAGGGAAAGAGCGATCGCGAAGTCATGCGATTCTGTCACTCGCTAATGATTGAACTCCATCGCCACATTGGCGAAGACACGGACGTTCCGGCTGGAGATATCGGCGTTGGGGCTCGTGAGATCAGCTATCTGTTTGGACAATACAAACGACTTGAAAATCGCTTTGCGGGTATCTTGACCGGCAAGGGGCTGACCTTCGGCGGCAGTCTCGTCAGGACCGAGGCAACCGGTTACGGATGCGTCTACTTTTGTGAGAACATGCTCAACCATATTGATGACAGTCTCAAGGAAAAGACATGCGTGGTATCGGGATCTGGAAACGTCGCGATCTACACCGCTGAAAAGGCTACCGAACTGGGCGCAAGGGTCGTCGCCATGTCCGATTCATCCGGCTTCATTCACGATCCAGCGGGCATTGATGCCGAGAAACTGGCTTTCATCAAAAATCTCAAGGAGGTGCGTCGGGGACGAATCGCGGAGTATGCCGATAAGTTCGAGGGCGTCACGTTCCTTCCCGAAGAACGTCCTTGGAATGTGCCGTGCGATGTCGCCTTTCCGTGTGCCACGCAGAACGAGATCAGTCTGGACGATGCGAAAGCGTTGATTGCCAACGGAGTCAAAGCTGTCTGCGAGGGAGCCAACATGCCTACCGAACTGGCGGGCGCTCATGCATTTTTAGGAGCCGGGATTCTTTACGCTCCGTCGAAAGCCGCGAATGCCGGCGGTGTTGCAGTCTCGGGTTTAGAGCAAAGCCAAAACGCACTGCGACTTTCGTGGAGTCGTGAAGAAGTCGACGAGAAGCTGAAGACCATCATGCGTGATATCCACGACAAGTGTGTTGAGCATGGTCAGACCGACGGATTTGTAAACTATGTACTTGGCGCAAATATTGCAGGGTTCATCAAGGTCGCCGACGCCATGCTGGCTTACGGCGTCGTCTAA
- a CDS encoding hypervirulence associated TUDOR domain-containing protein produces the protein MSREFQKNQSVQWNFGSGVGKGKIKDAFESKVTRTIKGSEVTRNATDEEPAYLIQQNDGDEVLKRQSELTQA, from the coding sequence ATGAGCCGAGAATTCCAAAAGAATCAGTCCGTCCAGTGGAACTTCGGTTCCGGTGTGGGCAAGGGGAAGATCAAAGACGCGTTTGAAAGCAAGGTCACGCGAACCATCAAGGGGAGCGAAGTGACGCGAAATGCAACGGATGAGGAACCGGCTTATCTGATCCAACAGAACGATGGCGACGAGGTGCTGAAGAGACAAAGCGAGTTAACGCAGGCTTAG